The following proteins are co-located in the Gloeocapsa sp. PCC 7428 genome:
- a CDS encoding sigma-70 family RNA polymerase sigma factor, whose protein sequence is MRSRQDIVEIFSSFIQFNADRFTNWATDPKLRRNMQNSLAQSPHATTKENFWALYWYKLWLAQPESQAFGHLYAYLQEAGYWAAQSIVTNFTSSQHTVADCFQIAIAKVDKILQGFNSQQGFNLKNYAGAIFTSTIKETLRQRQEVDICTDWSLLRKLSHKRLEAALQNAGISPEKVTSYLLAWNCFKTIYVPTQAGATRQLAKPDSATWDAIAKLYNSQNPGTPVRQAETLEQWMLACAKAARSYLYPTVASINTPKPGQDTGEWLDNLPELQGESLLTNIITQEEIESRQTQQKQISEVLVAAIAQLDMQAQQILQLYYGEALTQQQMAAQLDIKQYTISRRLTKCREELLKALAQWCKDLHISLTSDVLKDISAVLDEWLQGHYSQTDMAAGVEDTSATLADLKSPRE, encoded by the coding sequence ATGCGTTCTCGTCAAGATATTGTTGAGATTTTCTCGTCTTTTATTCAGTTCAATGCCGATCGCTTTACCAATTGGGCGACTGATCCTAAGCTGCGACGGAATATGCAAAATTCTTTAGCCCAATCGCCGCACGCCACAACCAAGGAAAACTTCTGGGCGCTTTATTGGTATAAACTATGGCTAGCACAACCTGAAAGTCAAGCATTTGGGCATCTGTACGCTTACTTGCAAGAAGCTGGTTATTGGGCAGCGCAAAGCATTGTAACGAATTTTACGAGTAGTCAACATACGGTAGCTGATTGTTTTCAAATTGCGATCGCCAAAGTTGATAAAATCCTTCAAGGCTTCAACTCGCAGCAAGGCTTTAACCTGAAAAACTACGCGGGTGCTATTTTCACTAGCACAATCAAAGAAACCCTCCGCCAGCGTCAAGAAGTCGATATTTGTACCGATTGGAGTTTACTGCGCAAACTGAGTCATAAACGACTAGAAGCCGCATTGCAAAATGCAGGAATATCGCCAGAAAAAGTTACCAGTTACCTGCTAGCGTGGAATTGCTTCAAAACGATTTATGTTCCGACACAAGCAGGTGCAACGCGACAACTTGCAAAACCTGATTCGGCAACGTGGGACGCGATCGCTAAGTTGTACAATTCGCAAAATCCTGGTACACCCGTCCGTCAAGCAGAAACACTAGAACAATGGATGCTAGCGTGTGCCAAAGCTGCGCGTTCTTATCTTTATCCTACTGTTGCTTCGATTAATACTCCTAAACCAGGACAAGATACAGGAGAATGGTTAGATAATTTACCCGAATTGCAAGGCGAATCTTTACTCACAAATATCATTACGCAAGAAGAAATAGAAAGTAGACAGACGCAGCAAAAGCAAATTAGTGAGGTGTTAGTAGCTGCGATCGCTCAACTCGATATGCAAGCACAACAGATATTGCAACTTTACTACGGTGAAGCGCTAACGCAACAGCAAATGGCTGCACAGCTTGATATTAAACAATATACGATTTCGCGGCGGTTGACAAAATGTCGAGAAGAATTGCTAAAAGCACTAGCACAATGGTGTAAAGATTTGCATATTTCGCTAACTTCCGACGTACTAAAAGATATCAGCGCAGTTCTAGACGAGTGGCTACAAGGTCACTATAGCCAAACTGATATGGCAGCGGGCGTGGAGGATACCTCTGCGACATTAGCTGACCTGAAATCTCCAAGGGAGTAA
- a CDS encoding CHAT domain-containing protein, which yields MVKSFSLRLHQQVLLTINLPLLPAMSAKYSTKILWAALTPLVMLSASALPAIAVVNQTQLSVTADTNAIQLMQQGINFYQAEKYSAAVKVLQQAVAVFRSEGDRRHQAQALNYLALVYQELGQWTLATSAIADSLQLLQTQHNGQYLPVLAQALNTQGHLQLAQGQAQKALETWQQATTTYDKIGDRAGSIGSQINQIQALKALGLYRRALTNLNSVKQTLQQQPDSLIKTTGLRSLGNVLRVIGDLPQSETVLRESLAVAQKVRSPQHESAALLSLANTLRAQQNLQNALVYYQQAASVTNSSSQKLQARLNQLSLLVETQQLSDAQALLPAIQTLITNIPTSRIAVNSRINLAQSLICLKQHKQRQTQVQSSPIVQQCVDETVGVKAQAELSSLPSWSDIGQLLATAVQQARTLQDQRAEAQALGYLGALYQQTQQWSEAQKLTEQALLLAQTINASDIAYRWQWQLGRLLNATGKTQQAIASYTDAVSSLKSLRNDLVGINPELQFSFRDSVEPVYRELVSLLLQSPSATSQKNLVQARDTIEALQVAEIENFFRTACLDTQPVQIDQVDSSAAVIYPIILGDRLEVIVSLPKQPLRHYTTPISANRVESIVEGLRQTVFTQTSRRYLPFAAEVYNWLIRPVATDLEKSGVKTIVFILDGAMRNIPMGVLYDGQQYLVEKYSIALTPGLQLLDPQPLARERLKALTAGLTEARESFAALPNVKLELEQIQSEVPSRVLLNQEFTTNTLQNEVQSSPVPVVHLATHGQFSSKAEETFILSWDSEIDVNELNTILRTRGDNRRNAIELLVLSACETVAGDKRAALGLAGMAVRAGARSTLATLWSVSDVATASLMGQFYKEYANTSVTKAEALRRAQQNLLKDPKYEHPYFWAAYVLVGNWL from the coding sequence ATGGTGAAGTCATTCTCGTTGCGACTGCACCAACAAGTCTTACTTACAATCAATTTACCACTGCTTCCTGCCATGTCCGCTAAATACTCTACGAAAATACTTTGGGCTGCATTAACTCCTTTAGTTATGTTGAGCGCCTCTGCACTTCCTGCGATAGCTGTAGTGAATCAAACGCAACTATCAGTCACAGCAGATACCAACGCAATACAACTGATGCAACAGGGAATTAATTTCTACCAAGCTGAAAAATATAGCGCAGCAGTAAAAGTTTTACAACAAGCTGTTGCAGTATTTCGTAGTGAAGGCGATCGCCGCCATCAAGCCCAAGCACTCAATTATCTTGCGCTGGTTTATCAAGAACTCGGACAGTGGACACTTGCAACATCTGCGATCGCAGACAGCTTACAACTTTTGCAAACGCAGCACAATGGGCAATATTTACCTGTACTCGCCCAAGCCTTGAATACTCAAGGACACTTGCAACTTGCACAAGGACAAGCCCAAAAAGCTTTAGAAACTTGGCAACAAGCAACAACAACTTACGATAAGATTGGCGATCGCGCAGGGAGTATCGGTAGCCAAATTAATCAAATCCAAGCGCTTAAAGCCTTAGGTCTTTATCGCCGTGCTTTGACAAACTTAAATTCTGTTAAACAAACACTGCAACAACAACCAGATTCTTTAATTAAAACAACGGGTTTACGGAGTTTAGGTAACGTTTTACGTGTAATTGGCGATCTACCGCAGTCTGAAACCGTTTTACGCGAAAGTTTAGCCGTCGCGCAAAAAGTGCGATCGCCTCAACACGAAAGCGCGGCTTTACTCAGCCTCGCTAATACTCTACGCGCCCAACAAAATCTGCAAAACGCCCTTGTTTACTATCAACAAGCCGCTAGCGTTACAAATTCTTCTAGCCAAAAGCTCCAAGCGCGACTTAATCAACTGAGTCTATTAGTAGAAACGCAGCAATTGTCAGATGCTCAAGCTTTATTGCCAGCAATTCAGACTTTAATAACCAACATACCTACTAGTCGTATCGCAGTCAATAGCCGGATCAATTTGGCGCAAAGCCTCATTTGTTTGAAGCAACACAAACAAAGACAAACACAAGTACAATCTTCCCCAATTGTGCAGCAGTGTGTGGATGAAACAGTGGGAGTAAAAGCCCAAGCGGAATTATCTTCACTACCTTCTTGGTCAGACATTGGGCAGCTTCTAGCAACTGCTGTACAACAAGCCAGAACTTTACAAGACCAACGTGCTGAAGCACAAGCCCTCGGTTATTTAGGAGCATTATATCAACAAACACAGCAGTGGTCTGAAGCGCAAAAACTTACTGAGCAAGCGTTGTTACTCGCGCAAACAATTAATGCTTCAGATATTGCCTATCGTTGGCAATGGCAATTAGGTCGCTTACTCAATGCTACAGGCAAAACGCAACAAGCGATCGCATCTTATACCGATGCCGTCAGTAGCCTTAAGTCTTTGCGTAACGACTTGGTTGGAATTAACCCAGAGTTGCAATTTTCGTTTCGTGATAGTGTCGAACCTGTGTATCGCGAGTTAGTGAGTTTATTATTACAATCACCATCCGCAACAAGTCAAAAGAATCTCGTGCAAGCAAGAGATACAATCGAAGCGCTGCAAGTTGCTGAAATTGAAAACTTCTTTCGCACGGCGTGTTTAGATACTCAGCCAGTCCAAATTGATCAAGTCGATTCTTCTGCGGCGGTGATTTATCCGATTATTTTAGGCGATCGCTTAGAAGTTATCGTCTCACTCCCCAAACAACCGCTACGCCACTACACTACGCCCATTAGCGCAAACCGCGTCGAAAGTATTGTTGAAGGATTGCGTCAAACCGTATTTACGCAAACATCGCGCCGGTATTTACCTTTTGCGGCTGAAGTTTACAATTGGTTAATTCGCCCAGTAGCTACGGATTTAGAAAAAAGTGGCGTGAAAACGATCGTATTTATTTTAGATGGGGCGATGCGGAATATCCCAATGGGAGTATTGTATGACGGTCAACAGTATTTGGTCGAAAAATACAGCATTGCCCTTACACCAGGCTTACAACTCCTCGATCCGCAACCACTCGCGCGAGAAAGACTCAAAGCCCTCACCGCAGGACTTACCGAAGCCCGCGAAAGCTTTGCGGCGCTTCCTAATGTCAAATTAGAACTCGAACAAATTCAATCCGAAGTACCGAGTCGCGTTCTCCTCAATCAGGAATTTACAACAAATACACTACAAAACGAAGTTCAATCTTCTCCTGTACCAGTGGTACATTTAGCAACTCACGGACAGTTTAGTTCTAAAGCTGAAGAAACATTTATTCTTAGCTGGGATAGCGAAATTGATGTCAATGAGTTAAATACTATTTTGCGTACGAGAGGAGATAATCGGCGAAATGCGATTGAATTACTTGTTTTAAGTGCGTGTGAAACCGTTGCCGGAGATAAACGCGCAGCGTTAGGGCTTGCGGGTATGGCTGTACGTGCTGGCGCTCGTAGTACACTAGCAACACTTTGGTCTGTGAGTGATGTTGCAACAGCTTCGCTCATGGGACAATTTTACAAAGAGTATGCTAACACAAGTGTCACGAAAGCCGAGGCACTACGTCGCGCGCAACAAAATTTATTAAAAGATCCCAAATACGAACATCCCTACTTCTGGGCAGCGTATGTTTTAGTAGGTAATTGGTTGTAA
- a CDS encoding DUF1822 family protein, translating to MTFDSLLTAANPTQLWLEISPDDRSQAWQYQNYSTPSSRWNATLNCITLNTFLSWLRTEYAPQAKVYPHQAALASIWEFVNGVAIVWETTKIVLIPSETIDTAELRVPQEWIDIPEWTADYYLGVQVNLDDGWMRIWGYTTHQQLKTNGHYDASDRTYSLDEDELIADINILWVAQQLGITEATKSAIAPLAIPQTQAENLIQRLGNPEIIIPRLEIPFTIWGAILAHGGWRQRLYERRQGLPDQWSILQWLRSGISDVAQQIGWQQVELQPSLARSRSLESTPASVALSRQLVIAGQQYELRITQQDSEQWRFELRNTSMGALIPEGVKLRLLTEDLQDFENNEDTATTAVEQLFVEVALEPGEGIVWEIEPTPEGYEREILRF from the coding sequence ATGACATTTGATTCGCTGCTCACAGCGGCTAACCCTACTCAATTATGGCTCGAAATCTCTCCTGACGACCGGTCTCAAGCTTGGCAATATCAGAATTATTCCACTCCTAGTAGTCGTTGGAACGCTACTTTAAATTGCATTACGCTCAATACTTTTTTATCGTGGTTGCGAACCGAATATGCCCCGCAAGCAAAAGTATATCCTCATCAGGCAGCTTTAGCAAGTATTTGGGAATTTGTCAACGGTGTCGCCATTGTCTGGGAAACAACAAAAATAGTACTGATTCCTAGCGAAACGATTGATACAGCAGAATTACGCGTACCGCAAGAATGGATTGATATCCCAGAATGGACAGCAGATTATTACTTGGGAGTGCAAGTTAATCTTGATGATGGTTGGATGCGCATATGGGGATACACAACACACCAGCAACTCAAAACAAACGGACATTATGATGCAAGCGATCGCACTTACAGCTTAGATGAAGATGAACTCATTGCAGACATCAATATTCTCTGGGTTGCGCAGCAACTCGGCATTACCGAAGCAACAAAAAGCGCGATTGCACCTTTAGCAATACCGCAAACCCAAGCAGAAAATTTAATTCAGCGTTTGGGCAATCCTGAAATTATCATACCGCGACTAGAGATTCCCTTTACCATTTGGGGAGCAATCCTGGCGCATGGTGGATGGCGACAGCGCTTGTACGAACGCCGTCAAGGATTACCGGATCAATGGTCAATTTTACAGTGGTTGCGATCGGGAATTTCTGATGTGGCGCAACAAATTGGTTGGCAACAAGTCGAACTGCAACCGAGTTTGGCGCGATCGCGTTCTCTAGAAAGTACACCTGCATCTGTAGCATTATCTCGTCAACTTGTCATTGCAGGACAACAATACGAGTTACGCATAACGCAACAAGATTCGGAACAATGGCGCTTTGAATTACGCAATACTTCTATGGGTGCCTTAATTCCTGAAGGCGTCAAATTAAGATTGCTAACCGAGGATTTACAAGATTTTGAGAACAATGAAGATACGGCGACAACAGCCGTTGAACAACTATTTGTCGAAGTTGCACTTGAACCTGGCGAAGGAATTGTCTGGGAAATCGAACCGACTCCAGAAGGCTATGAAAGAGAGATCCTCAGGTTTTGA
- a CDS encoding bacteriorhodopsin yields MTAGLLMIYTGYIGQYFEITNTGWFLFWGAVSTVFYVYILYMVGNLIFKSRENLPHQAYKTMGTIWCLILISWTLYPLAYLVPWAWKAFPAWGHGHL; encoded by the coding sequence ATTACGGCTGGCTTGTTAATGATTTATACCGGATACATTGGGCAATACTTTGAAATTACCAACACAGGTTGGTTTCTTTTTTGGGGGGCGGTAAGCACAGTTTTCTATGTTTATATTCTCTACATGGTAGGAAATTTAATTTTCAAATCGCGCGAGAATTTACCTCACCAAGCCTATAAAACTATGGGTACTATTTGGTGTTTAATCTTAATTTCTTGGACGCTTTATCCACTAGCATACTTAGTTCCTTGGGCTTGGAAAGCATTTCCTGCTTGGGGGCATGGACATCTGTAA
- a CDS encoding diguanylate cyclase — MRTSEQIKAEIEEKLGFFPPFFKPAQQNPKILENLWQQTCSTYLDNPLPTLFKEKLFAYLSRYCRVPYCIVCHSCSLYALGINATEVLALLESPLPLAEIEINSHFRVLANATDNLISLSLNSAIEASLIYCSAFVFLGKDVSGYYQTKLGQILGSENYQYLVILIAYIKTCHAWMEAHPKVAYEYAADKRVQDYLALLLNEEPNLAGFFGQYQVQVRCESQNQLEHLADIAKRNQDKAMLRVKAIEVANQELKSEIVDYKQALDALAKTKEALRESEERFRSAFDYAAIGMALVAPNGTWLKVNRAICEIVGYSEQELLATNFQAITHPEDLGVDLHYARQLLSGEIRTCQLEKRYFHKLGHIVWILLSVSLVRDSHGDPLYFIAQIQDITARKQAVDALRESEERWQLALRGNNDGIWDWNVKTNQAFFSARWKEMLGYKEHEIADHLDEWTSRAHPDDIDWVKQVIQDHFAKKTPFYISEHRVLCKDGTYKWILDRGQALWDEAGKPVRMVGSFTDITHRKQAEAALQQANAQLKASVDYLEQRNREIALFAEMSDIFQACLTVEEACRAIATLMPQLFPKITGAVFLNNAPQNLFTAVTTWGSVSLTSHNFFAPDDCWALRRGRSHFVDDTCSGLHCQHINYNLLPAESLCIPMMAQGEALGMLYLSSPESGQLTQVKQQLAIAVAERISLSLANVKLRETLRDQSVRDPLTELFNRRYMVESLELELYRCDRQQQPLAIIMLDIDYFKRFNDTFGHKAGDLVLQKLAQVLQNSIRQSDIACRYGGEEFTLILPETTPEVAYQRAEQLRQEVKQLKVQHDRQLLGEITLSLGIACFPEHGSTPEELLRAADTALYRAKTEARDRVAFVRS, encoded by the coding sequence ATGCGCACGAGTGAGCAAATCAAAGCTGAAATTGAGGAAAAACTAGGATTTTTCCCTCCCTTCTTCAAGCCTGCACAACAGAATCCTAAGATCTTAGAAAACCTTTGGCAGCAAACTTGCAGCACCTATCTTGATAATCCTTTACCAACTTTATTTAAAGAAAAGCTTTTTGCCTACCTCTCGCGTTATTGTCGCGTTCCCTACTGTATTGTGTGCCATAGCTGCTCGTTGTACGCATTAGGAATAAACGCCACAGAAGTCTTAGCGTTGCTCGAATCACCGCTTCCTTTAGCAGAAATCGAGATCAATAGTCATTTTCGAGTGCTTGCCAATGCAACAGATAACTTAATAAGCTTGTCTTTAAATTCGGCGATCGAAGCCAGCCTCATTTATTGTTCAGCGTTCGTTTTTCTCGGAAAAGATGTTTCGGGATACTACCAAACTAAGTTGGGACAAATATTAGGATCTGAAAATTATCAATACTTAGTTATATTAATTGCCTACATCAAAACTTGTCATGCGTGGATGGAAGCGCACCCTAAAGTTGCCTATGAATACGCAGCCGACAAGCGAGTCCAAGACTATCTTGCGCTACTCTTAAACGAAGAACCGAATTTAGCAGGCTTCTTTGGGCAATACCAAGTACAAGTTCGATGCGAATCGCAAAATCAATTAGAACATCTTGCTGACATTGCTAAACGCAATCAAGACAAAGCAATGTTACGCGTTAAGGCGATTGAAGTTGCTAACCAAGAACTGAAAAGCGAAATTGTCGATTATAAACAGGCGCTTGATGCGTTAGCAAAAACAAAAGAGGCGCTGCGAGAAAGTGAAGAACGCTTTCGGAGTGCGTTTGACTATGCAGCCATTGGCATGGCACTAGTAGCACCCAATGGAACATGGCTAAAAGTTAATCGTGCCATATGCGAGATTGTCGGTTATTCCGAGCAAGAATTATTGGCAACTAACTTTCAAGCAATTACGCATCCAGAGGATCTTGGGGTCGATTTGCATTACGCGCGTCAATTGTTATCAGGCGAGATTCGCACTTGTCAGCTAGAAAAGCGCTATTTTCACAAGCTAGGGCATATTGTCTGGATACTTTTAAGCGTCTCGTTAGTACGCGATTCGCACGGCGATCCGTTATACTTCATTGCGCAAATTCAGGATATTACAGCGCGTAAACAGGCAGTAGATGCGCTGCGAGAAAGTGAAGAACGTTGGCAGCTGGCTTTGCGTGGAAACAATGATGGCATCTGGGATTGGAATGTCAAAACGAATCAAGCTTTCTTTTCGGCGCGGTGGAAAGAAATGTTAGGCTACAAAGAGCATGAAATTGCGGATCATTTAGATGAATGGACATCTCGCGCGCATCCTGACGATATTGACTGGGTAAAACAAGTAATTCAAGACCATTTTGCCAAAAAAACACCTTTTTATATCTCTGAGCATCGCGTACTGTGCAAAGATGGCACTTACAAATGGATTTTAGATCGCGGTCAAGCATTGTGGGACGAAGCAGGTAAGCCAGTACGCATGGTTGGCTCATTTACAGACATTACCCACCGCAAGCAAGCAGAAGCAGCTTTACAGCAAGCAAACGCGCAACTTAAGGCTTCGGTGGATTATCTGGAACAACGTAACCGCGAGATTGCGCTATTTGCAGAAATGAGTGATATTTTTCAAGCGTGTCTTACCGTTGAGGAAGCTTGTCGCGCGATCGCTACTCTTATGCCGCAGCTATTTCCCAAAATAACGGGTGCTGTGTTTTTGAATAATGCACCACAAAATTTGTTTACAGCGGTGACAACGTGGGGTTCAGTCTCCCTAACTAGTCATAACTTCTTTGCACCGGATGATTGTTGGGCACTACGGCGCGGGCGATCGCATTTTGTTGACGATACCTGTAGCGGTTTACACTGCCAACATATTAATTACAACTTATTGCCTGCTGAATCACTCTGCATACCAATGATGGCGCAAGGTGAAGCACTAGGGATGCTGTATTTAAGTTCGCCAGAATCTGGGCAACTAACACAAGTCAAGCAACAGCTGGCGATCGCCGTAGCAGAACGAATTTCACTTTCTTTAGCAAACGTCAAACTCCGCGAAACGCTGCGCGATCAAAGTGTTCGCGATCCCTTAACCGAGTTATTTAATCGTCGTTACATGGTAGAGTCGCTCGAATTAGAACTTTATCGCTGCGATCGCCAACAGCAACCACTAGCAATTATCATGCTTGATATTGACTACTTCAAGCGCTTCAATGACACGTTTGGTCATAAAGCTGGCGACCTTGTTTTACAAAAATTAGCGCAAGTTTTGCAAAATTCGATTCGTCAATCAGATATTGCTTGCCGTTATGGCGGTGAAGAATTTACGCTAATTTTACCTGAAACAACTCCAGAGGTGGCGTATCAGCGCGCAGAGCAACTCCGGCAAGAAGTTAAGCAGTTGAAAGTGCAGCACGATCGCCAACTCCTTGGTGAAATTACTCTTTCGTTAGGAATTGCGTGCTTTCCCGAACATGGTTCTACTCCAGAAGAACTCTTACGCGCTGCGGATACAGCACTATACCGTGCTAAAACTGAGGCACGCGATCGCGTTGCTTTTGTACGATCGTAA
- a CDS encoding filamentous hemagglutinin N-terminal domain-containing protein yields MVTSWNYRCSLVTASSAIAVSFMTTAFNCALAQITPDNTLGTESSIITPNTEINGIPSTQINGGAIHGQNLFHSFQQFNIAPQTGAYFSNPAGVENIFSRVTGGVPSNIQGTLGVLGNANLFLINPNGIIFGPSSRLDISGSLIASTASSLNFADGTSFSATTPQTTPLLTMSVPIGLQFGTQIGSIVLQGIGGNLGYLQNQGLGEVKPDKTLALVGGDITLNRTYLGAPSGRIELGSVAEPGLVNLKPATNGWSLGYEGIQHFGKIQMTRSFVDASIYEPRIGTRVHDDPRAIAITADLLDLHWRSSTVATNFHAIAQSAAPETIAPTLSTSLVEATQWMTNNGEVILVATAPTSLTYNQFTTASCHVR; encoded by the coding sequence ATGGTAACAAGCTGGAATTATCGTTGCAGCTTAGTAACGGCTAGTAGTGCGATCGCCGTGAGTTTTATGACTACAGCTTTTAATTGCGCTTTAGCCCAAATTACACCAGACAATACCCTAGGGACAGAAAGTTCTATCATTACACCGAATACAGAAATTAATGGTATACCTAGCACTCAAATCAATGGCGGTGCAATTCACGGACAAAATCTGTTCCACAGTTTCCAACAGTTCAATATTGCTCCACAAACAGGAGCATATTTTAGCAATCCTGCGGGTGTTGAGAATATCTTCAGCCGCGTAACGGGAGGTGTACCTTCAAATATACAAGGAACACTCGGTGTTTTGGGCAATGCGAATCTCTTCTTGATTAACCCCAACGGAATTATTTTTGGACCCTCCTCAAGGCTTGATATAAGTGGTTCTTTGATCGCTAGTACAGCCAGTAGTCTTAACTTCGCCGATGGTACTTCTTTCAGTGCAACTACTCCTCAGACAACTCCCTTGCTAACAATGAGCGTTCCTATTGGCTTGCAATTCGGCACACAGATAGGCAGTATCGTGCTACAAGGAATCGGTGGAAATTTGGGTTATCTCCAGAATCAGGGACTTGGTGAAGTAAAACCCGACAAAACTTTAGCCCTAGTGGGAGGTGACATTACACTTAATAGAACTTACTTAGGAGCACCAAGCGGACGAATTGAGCTAGGAAGCGTAGCTGAACCAGGTTTGGTCAACTTAAAGCCTGCAACTAATGGTTGGTCATTAGGCTATGAAGGCATTCAACACTTTGGCAAGATTCAGATGACGCGTTCTTTTGTTGATGCCAGTATTTATGAACCTCGTATCGGCACACGCGTACATGATGATCCGCGCGCAATTGCCATCACAGCAGATCTGTTAGACCTTCATTGGCGTTCTTCTACTGTTGCAACTAATTTTCATGCAATTGCGCAAAGCGCAGCGCCAGAGACGATCGCGCCTACTTTATCAACTTCGCTTGTAGAAGCGACTCAATGGATGACCAACAATGGTGAAGTCATTCTCGTTGCGACTGCACCAACAAGTCTTACTTACAATCAATTTACCACTGCTTCCTGCCATGTCCGCTAA